A window of Clavibacter michiganensis contains these coding sequences:
- a CDS encoding class I SAM-dependent methyltransferase, with the protein MTSDSPDLAALSSSFGGVSEQYDRVRPAYPDEAVAWMLPAGARRVVDLGAGTGKLTRLLADRGLDVTAVEPDDRMRAVLADRLPGVTAVRGSGEAIPVGDGEEDAVLVAQAWHWMDAGEAAREAARVLRPGGRLGIVWNVMDGEVDWVRELDAILDGGRRGGARAAEPGPFPGFGPVEHASFAHAQRMTPEDVVDLAGSISRISTLPDDARAGVLDDIRTLLAGHPDTAGRDALDLPYRADAYRAQLGG; encoded by the coding sequence ATGACCTCCGACTCGCCCGACCTCGCCGCCCTGTCCTCCTCGTTCGGCGGCGTCTCCGAGCAGTACGACCGGGTGCGGCCGGCCTACCCGGACGAGGCGGTGGCGTGGATGCTCCCCGCCGGCGCCCGCCGAGTGGTGGACCTCGGCGCGGGCACGGGCAAGCTGACGCGCCTCCTCGCGGATCGCGGCCTCGACGTCACGGCGGTCGAGCCGGACGACCGCATGCGCGCCGTGCTCGCGGACCGGCTGCCGGGCGTGACGGCCGTCCGCGGATCCGGCGAGGCGATCCCCGTGGGCGACGGCGAGGAGGACGCCGTGCTCGTCGCGCAGGCCTGGCACTGGATGGACGCGGGCGAGGCGGCCCGCGAGGCCGCGCGCGTGCTCCGTCCCGGTGGTCGCCTCGGCATCGTCTGGAACGTCATGGACGGCGAGGTCGACTGGGTCCGCGAGCTCGACGCGATCCTCGACGGGGGTCGGCGCGGCGGCGCACGGGCGGCCGAGCCCGGCCCGTTCCCCGGCTTCGGCCCCGTCGAGCACGCGTCCTTCGCGCATGCGCAGCGCATGACCCCCGAGGACGTGGTGGACCTCGCCGGATCCATCAGCCGGATCAGCACGCTGCCCGACGACGCGCGCGCCGGCGTCCTCGACGACATCAGGACCCTCCTCGCCGGACACCCGGACACCGCGGGCCGCGACGCGCTCGACCTGCCGTACCGCGCCGACGCGTACCGCGCACAGCTCGGCGGATGA
- a CDS encoding bifunctional folylpolyglutamate synthase/dihydrofolate synthase, with protein MSDQLGGQPFDDDADDVRRDDDFEPETDEGVDAAARALDPDVDGLSDDQLFADDAAELRREAEQSIVAGREVDDENYFEREGDAVYQALLSRMGEQAPQPRLSATRRVVELLGDPQRAYPIVHVTGTNGKTSTSRMTESILRAAGLRTGLFTSPHLVRFNERIVVDGLPITDEALSRNWADVEPFIDLVDRELVAAGEEPVTFFEALTVLAFAAFADAPVDVAVIEVGMGGEWDSTNVGDGQVAVFTPVSLDHTQRLGSTVAEIARTKSGIVKPAADVVSSAQAPDVVAELVRAAELTESTWSIEGERFRLLDTTLAVGGQVISVQGLAGTYRDVFLPMFGAHQAQNAAVAIAAVESFLGGGDHAIHDDVLAEGLATATSPGRLQVVGTEPTVLVDAAHNPAGAASLAAALPVYFTFDRVTAVIGVLADKDAEGIVRELAPVVDHFIVTRSQSERSVDPDELARIVVDVVGRDRVTVEPDLRTALEDARDSAGETEKGAALVTGSILLVGEAIAHAADEGWKTA; from the coding sequence ATGAGCGACCAGCTGGGCGGACAGCCCTTCGACGACGACGCGGACGACGTCCGGCGCGACGACGACTTCGAGCCGGAGACGGACGAGGGCGTCGACGCCGCGGCGCGCGCCCTCGACCCCGACGTCGACGGCCTGAGCGACGACCAGCTCTTCGCCGACGACGCGGCCGAGCTCCGCCGCGAGGCCGAGCAGTCGATCGTGGCCGGCCGCGAGGTCGACGACGAGAACTACTTCGAGCGCGAGGGCGACGCCGTGTACCAGGCGCTCCTCTCGCGGATGGGGGAGCAGGCGCCGCAGCCGCGCCTGTCCGCCACCCGCCGCGTCGTCGAGCTCCTCGGCGACCCGCAGCGCGCGTACCCGATCGTGCACGTCACCGGCACCAACGGGAAGACGTCGACGAGCCGGATGACCGAGAGCATCCTGCGCGCCGCGGGCCTCCGCACGGGCCTCTTCACGAGCCCGCACCTCGTCCGCTTCAACGAGCGCATCGTGGTCGACGGCCTGCCCATCACCGACGAGGCCCTCAGCCGCAACTGGGCAGACGTCGAGCCCTTCATCGACCTGGTCGACCGGGAGCTCGTCGCCGCGGGCGAGGAGCCCGTCACCTTCTTCGAGGCGCTGACGGTGCTCGCGTTCGCGGCGTTCGCCGACGCGCCCGTCGACGTGGCCGTGATCGAGGTCGGCATGGGCGGCGAGTGGGACAGCACCAACGTCGGCGACGGCCAGGTCGCGGTCTTCACGCCCGTCTCCCTCGATCACACGCAGCGCCTGGGATCCACCGTGGCGGAGATCGCGCGCACCAAGTCCGGCATCGTCAAGCCCGCAGCGGACGTCGTGTCCAGCGCGCAGGCCCCTGACGTCGTGGCCGAGCTCGTGCGCGCCGCCGAGCTCACGGAGTCCACCTGGTCGATCGAGGGCGAGCGGTTCCGCCTCCTCGACACGACCCTCGCGGTCGGTGGCCAGGTCATCAGCGTGCAGGGCCTCGCGGGCACGTACCGCGACGTGTTCCTCCCGATGTTCGGCGCGCACCAGGCGCAGAACGCCGCCGTCGCGATCGCCGCGGTCGAGTCGTTCCTCGGCGGCGGCGACCACGCCATCCACGACGACGTGCTCGCGGAGGGCCTCGCCACGGCGACGAGCCCCGGCCGGCTGCAGGTCGTGGGCACCGAGCCGACCGTCCTGGTCGACGCCGCGCACAACCCCGCGGGCGCCGCGTCGCTCGCGGCCGCGCTGCCCGTCTACTTCACGTTCGACCGCGTCACCGCCGTCATCGGCGTGCTCGCGGACAAGGACGCGGAGGGCATCGTGCGCGAGCTCGCGCCCGTGGTCGACCACTTCATCGTCACGCGCTCCCAGTCCGAGCGCTCGGTGGATCCGGACGAGCTGGCGCGCATCGTCGTCGACGTCGTCGGCCGCGACCGCGTCACGGTCGAGCCCGACCTCCGCACGGCCCTCGAGGACGCGCGCGACTCCGCGGGCGAGACCGAGAAGGGCGCGGCGCTCGTCACGGGCTCGATCCTCCTCGTCGGCGAGGCCATCGCCCACGCCGCCGACGAGGGCTGGAAGACCGCGTGA
- a CDS encoding expansin EXLX1 family cellulose-binding protein yields the protein MTRASALPGRPRAPRRPFTAARRRILSAALAVLVAVAGPAMAASAASAAPAAGPARLSGYATHYSLGPDGRTTNGNCSLPAIPKDRLYVAVGPDLYAGGAGCGSYLDVTGPHGTVRVEVADSCHECVHGHLDLSEEAFRAIGVYDAGIITTSYVPVAASTVPPLSFRFKDGSSAYWAALQVLDAGVRLRSVELWVGARWVPLSLTDYGYWLAPGYVGAGPFTVRVTDTTGRTATVQGIVLDPMRLQHTASRLR from the coding sequence ATGACCCGTGCATCCGCCCTGCCCGGCCGCCCCCGAGCGCCGCGTCGCCCGTTCACCGCCGCTCGTCGCCGGATCCTGTCGGCCGCGCTGGCGGTCCTGGTCGCGGTAGCGGGCCCCGCGATGGCGGCGTCGGCCGCATCGGCTGCCCCGGCGGCCGGCCCCGCCCGCCTGTCCGGCTACGCCACGCACTACTCGCTCGGGCCTGACGGGAGGACGACGAACGGCAACTGCTCGCTCCCGGCCATCCCGAAGGACCGCCTCTACGTGGCGGTCGGCCCCGACCTCTACGCCGGCGGTGCCGGATGCGGCAGCTACCTCGACGTCACCGGACCCCACGGCACGGTGCGCGTCGAGGTCGCCGACTCCTGCCACGAGTGCGTGCACGGCCACCTCGACCTGAGCGAGGAGGCGTTCCGGGCCATCGGCGTTTACGACGCCGGCATCATCACCACCTCGTACGTGCCGGTCGCGGCGTCGACCGTCCCCCCGCTCTCCTTCCGGTTCAAGGACGGCTCCTCGGCGTACTGGGCGGCCCTGCAGGTGCTCGACGCCGGCGTGCGGCTCCGATCGGTCGAGCTGTGGGTGGGCGCGCGGTGGGTGCCGCTCTCCCTGACGGACTACGGCTACTGGCTGGCTCCTGGGTACGTGGGCGCGGGGCCCTTCACGGTGCGCGTCACGGACACCACGGGGCGCACGGCCACGGTGCAGGGCATCGTGCTCGACCCGATGAGGCTGCAGCACACCGCATCGCGCCTCCGCTGA
- a CDS encoding vitamin K epoxide reductase family protein: protein MTATRAPAHPRSLAVLLVVTGVVGWIGAFVLVLDRLHLLENPGASLSCDVNPFISCATVIESPQGSLFGFPNPLIGVAAFVVPIVIGMALLAGARFARWFWTLFAVGTFAGWVFVTWLFTQSVFVIGALCPYCLLVWSAMIPLWWGTLSATARAGLLPVPAGIRRAADAVAPYTWAVVVLNYAIIVVAIIATFPALIPTLLG from the coding sequence ATGACCGCGACCCGGGCCCCCGCGCACCCCCGCTCCCTGGCCGTCCTGCTCGTCGTCACGGGCGTCGTCGGCTGGATCGGCGCGTTCGTGCTCGTGCTCGACCGGCTGCACCTGCTCGAGAACCCGGGCGCGTCGCTCTCGTGCGACGTGAACCCGTTCATCTCCTGCGCCACCGTCATCGAATCCCCGCAGGGCTCGCTGTTCGGCTTCCCCAACCCGCTCATCGGGGTCGCCGCGTTCGTGGTGCCGATCGTGATCGGCATGGCGCTCCTCGCGGGCGCGCGGTTCGCGCGATGGTTCTGGACGCTGTTCGCGGTGGGGACGTTCGCCGGCTGGGTCTTCGTGACGTGGCTGTTCACCCAGAGCGTGTTCGTCATCGGCGCGCTCTGCCCCTACTGCCTGCTCGTGTGGAGCGCGATGATCCCGCTGTGGTGGGGCACGCTGTCGGCCACCGCTCGCGCGGGGCTGCTGCCGGTGCCCGCGGGGATCCGCCGGGCCGCCGACGCCGTGGCGCCGTACACGTGGGCGGTGGTGGTGCTGAACTACGCGATCATCGTGGTCGCGATCATCGCGACGTTCCCCGCCCTCATCCCGACGCTGCTCGGCTGA
- a CDS encoding DUF4233 domain-containing protein produces MSADGRPARTRRPRPPRTTVEILGSIVMGFQVIVVFLASLVAFGLEALPALPALGGGALLVLAMLAVVGALRTPLGIRAGWVVQVLVVLTGFVLPAMFAVGGFFLLLWIYAMVQGARIDREKAAARGAWEQAMLDEQAAAGDAPAPGDDRPTDHRPTTEPPAPTP; encoded by the coding sequence GTGAGCGCCGACGGCCGCCCGGCCCGCACCAGGCGACCCCGACCGCCCCGCACGACGGTCGAGATCCTCGGATCCATCGTCATGGGCTTCCAGGTCATCGTCGTGTTCCTCGCGAGCCTGGTCGCCTTCGGCCTCGAAGCGCTGCCGGCGCTGCCCGCGCTCGGCGGCGGTGCGCTCCTCGTGCTCGCCATGCTCGCCGTCGTCGGCGCCCTGCGCACCCCGCTCGGCATCCGCGCCGGCTGGGTCGTGCAGGTGCTCGTCGTCCTCACCGGCTTCGTGTTGCCCGCCATGTTCGCCGTCGGCGGCTTCTTCCTGCTGCTGTGGATCTACGCCATGGTCCAGGGCGCCCGGATCGACCGCGAGAAGGCGGCGGCCCGCGGCGCGTGGGAGCAGGCCATGCTCGACGAGCAGGCCGCGGCGGGCGACGCTCCGGCCCCGGGCGACGACCGCCCCACCGACCACCGACCGACCACCGAGCCGCCGGCTCCCACCCCGTAG
- the ileS gene encoding isoleucine--tRNA ligase produces MTYPRPVPDDPSAPDQVAASPRFPDVEKGILAFWKRDDTFRASVEQREGCDEWVFYDGPPFANGLPHYGHLLTGYAKDAFPRFQTMRGKQVHRRFGWDTHGLPAELEAMRQLGITEKSEIEEMGVEEFNAVARRSVLEYTGEWEDYVTRSARWVDFEDDYKTLDVDFMESVIWAFKQLHDKGLAYEGFRVLPYCWHDQTPLSNHELRMDDDVYRMRQDQSVTVTFPLVGAKAESLGLTAVRALAWTTTPWTLPTNMALAVGPDIVYAVVPAGPAGTPDAEAPDSLPRASSVQLAAEVLGSEYLIAQDLVGNYAKDLGYASADEARAAVSRTVLGRQLEGVAYDRLWDFYADSERFGTENAWQVLVADYVTTTDGTGIVHQAPAYGEEDQQVCAAAGIPVILSLDEGGRFVDTVPEVAGELWSDAGRTLTRMLKAQGRLIRQASYEHSYPHCWRCKNPLIYKAVSSWFVRVTDFRDDMVRLNQDIAWTPENVKDGQFGKWIGNARDWSISRNRFWGSPIPVWKSDDPAYPRIDVYGSLDELEADFGVRPTDLHRPFIDELTRPNPDDPTGKSTMRRIEDVLDVWFDSGSMPFAQVHYPFENREWFDEHSPADFIVEYIGQTRGWFYTLHALSTALFGRPAFSSVVSHGIVLGNDGQKMSKSLRNYPDVNEVFDRDGSDAMRWFLLASPVLRGGNLVVTEEGIREGVRQVLLPLWSTWYFFSLYANSAQPGGYEAHRDTTSDDVLDRYILARTRRLVTEVTQHMTALDSTLAAASLRDFADVLTNWYVRRSRDRFWAGTEAGDTRAFDTLHTVLETVTRVAAPLLPLVSERIWKDLTGGRSVHLEDWPEPDDLPADDRLVEVMDRVRQVASTALSLRKQSGLRVRQPLARLTVVSDDADGLARFEDILRDELNVKAVSVEELTPTSASDAGITRRLTVNARIAGPRLGKGVQQVIQAARSGDWTESDGEVVAGGVPLVAGEYELVLEVAGDRADQALALLPGGGFLLLDTALTPELEAEGLARDVVRNVQDARKGAGLDVSDRISLVIRLDAAGAEQAERFRDLIARETLAVALRIDADDQATESGITVGSGSPLYIEVERA; encoded by the coding sequence ATGACCTACCCCCGTCCCGTCCCCGACGACCCGAGCGCCCCCGACCAGGTCGCCGCGAGCCCGCGCTTCCCGGACGTCGAGAAGGGCATCCTCGCGTTCTGGAAGCGCGACGACACGTTCCGCGCCTCGGTCGAGCAGCGCGAGGGCTGCGACGAGTGGGTCTTCTACGACGGCCCTCCGTTCGCCAACGGCCTCCCGCACTACGGGCACCTCCTCACGGGCTACGCGAAGGACGCCTTCCCGCGCTTCCAGACCATGCGGGGCAAGCAGGTGCACCGCCGCTTCGGCTGGGACACGCACGGACTGCCCGCCGAGCTCGAGGCGATGCGCCAGCTCGGGATCACCGAGAAGAGCGAGATCGAGGAGATGGGCGTCGAGGAGTTCAACGCCGTCGCCCGTCGCTCGGTGCTCGAGTACACGGGGGAGTGGGAGGACTACGTCACCCGCTCGGCCCGCTGGGTCGACTTCGAGGACGACTACAAGACGCTCGACGTCGACTTCATGGAGTCGGTGATCTGGGCGTTCAAGCAGCTGCACGACAAGGGCCTCGCCTACGAGGGCTTCCGCGTGCTGCCGTACTGCTGGCACGACCAGACGCCGCTGAGCAACCACGAGCTGCGGATGGACGACGACGTCTACCGCATGCGCCAGGACCAGTCCGTGACCGTCACGTTCCCGCTCGTCGGCGCGAAGGCCGAGTCGCTCGGCCTCACCGCGGTGCGCGCGCTCGCCTGGACGACCACGCCCTGGACCCTGCCGACCAACATGGCGCTCGCGGTCGGGCCGGACATCGTCTACGCCGTGGTGCCCGCCGGCCCCGCGGGCACCCCCGACGCCGAGGCGCCCGACTCCCTGCCCCGCGCGTCGAGCGTGCAGCTCGCGGCCGAGGTGCTCGGATCCGAGTACCTCATCGCCCAGGACCTCGTGGGGAACTACGCCAAGGACCTCGGCTACGCGTCCGCCGACGAGGCCCGCGCCGCCGTCTCCCGCACCGTGCTCGGCCGCCAGCTCGAGGGCGTCGCGTACGACCGCCTCTGGGACTTCTACGCGGACAGCGAGAGGTTCGGCACGGAGAACGCGTGGCAGGTGCTCGTCGCCGACTACGTCACGACGACCGACGGCACCGGCATCGTCCACCAGGCCCCGGCTTACGGCGAGGAGGACCAGCAGGTCTGCGCCGCGGCCGGGATCCCCGTGATCCTGTCGCTCGACGAGGGCGGCCGCTTCGTCGACACCGTTCCCGAGGTCGCGGGCGAGCTGTGGTCGGACGCCGGGAGGACGCTCACGCGCATGCTCAAGGCGCAGGGCCGCCTCATCCGCCAGGCCAGCTACGAGCACTCCTACCCGCACTGCTGGCGCTGCAAGAACCCGCTCATCTACAAGGCCGTCTCCAGCTGGTTCGTGCGCGTCACCGACTTCCGCGACGACATGGTGCGCCTCAACCAGGACATCGCGTGGACGCCCGAGAACGTGAAGGACGGGCAGTTCGGCAAGTGGATCGGCAACGCGCGCGACTGGTCGATCAGCCGCAACCGCTTCTGGGGCAGCCCGATCCCGGTGTGGAAGAGCGACGACCCGGCCTACCCGCGCATCGACGTGTACGGCAGCCTCGACGAGCTCGAGGCCGACTTCGGCGTGCGCCCGACGGACCTGCACCGCCCGTTCATCGACGAGCTCACGCGCCCGAACCCGGACGACCCCACGGGGAAGAGCACCATGCGTCGCATCGAGGACGTGCTCGACGTCTGGTTCGACTCCGGATCCATGCCCTTCGCCCAGGTGCACTACCCGTTCGAGAACCGCGAGTGGTTCGACGAGCACAGCCCGGCGGACTTCATCGTCGAGTACATCGGCCAGACCCGCGGCTGGTTCTACACGCTGCACGCGCTGTCGACCGCGCTGTTCGGGCGGCCGGCGTTCTCGAGCGTCGTGAGCCACGGGATCGTCCTCGGCAACGACGGCCAGAAGATGTCCAAGTCGCTCCGCAACTACCCGGACGTCAACGAGGTGTTCGACCGCGACGGATCCGACGCCATGCGCTGGTTCCTCCTCGCGAGCCCCGTGCTCCGCGGCGGCAACCTCGTGGTCACCGAGGAGGGCATCCGCGAGGGCGTCCGCCAGGTGCTGCTCCCGCTCTGGAGCACCTGGTACTTCTTCTCCCTCTACGCCAACTCCGCGCAGCCGGGCGGCTACGAGGCGCACCGCGACACGACGAGCGACGACGTGCTGGACCGCTACATCCTGGCCCGCACCCGCCGCCTCGTCACCGAGGTCACGCAGCACATGACCGCCCTCGACTCGACGCTCGCCGCCGCGTCCCTCCGCGACTTCGCCGACGTGCTCACCAACTGGTACGTGCGCCGCAGCCGCGACCGGTTCTGGGCGGGCACGGAAGCCGGCGACACGCGCGCCTTCGACACCCTGCACACGGTCCTCGAGACCGTGACGCGCGTGGCCGCGCCGCTGCTGCCGCTCGTGTCGGAGCGCATCTGGAAGGACCTCACGGGCGGGCGCAGCGTCCACCTGGAGGACTGGCCCGAGCCCGACGACCTGCCCGCGGACGACCGCCTCGTCGAGGTGATGGACCGGGTCCGCCAGGTCGCCTCGACCGCGCTCTCGCTCCGCAAGCAGTCGGGCCTCCGCGTCCGCCAGCCGCTCGCGCGGCTCACGGTCGTGAGCGACGACGCCGACGGGCTCGCCCGGTTCGAGGACATCCTGCGCGACGAGCTCAACGTCAAGGCCGTCTCCGTCGAGGAGCTGACCCCCACGAGCGCCTCCGACGCGGGCATCACGCGCCGCCTCACCGTGAATGCGCGCATCGCCGGGCCGCGCCTCGGCAAGGGCGTGCAGCAGGTGATCCAGGCCGCCCGCTCCGGGGACTGGACCGAGTCCGACGGCGAGGTCGTGGCGGGCGGCGTGCCTCTCGTGGCCGGCGAGTACGAGCTGGTGCTGGAGGTCGCGGGCGACCGCGCCGACCAGGCGCTCGCGCTCCTGCCGGGCGGCGGGTTCCTGCTGCTCGACACCGCGCTCACCCCCGAGCTCGAGGCCGAGGGCCTCGCGCGCGACGTCGTGCGGAACGTGCAGGACGCGCGGAAGGGCGCGGGGCTCGACGTGAGCGACCGCATCTCCCTCGTGATCCGGCTGGACGCCGCGGGCGCCGAGCAGGCCGAGCGGTTCCGCGACCTCATCGCCCGTGAGACCCTGGCGGTGGCGCTGCGGATCGACGCGGACGACCAGGCGACGGAGTCCGGCATCACCGTCGGCAGCGGATCGCCCCTGTACATCGAGGTGGAGCGAGCATGA
- a CDS encoding TetR/AcrR family transcriptional regulator produces MTPARPAGRPRRSSRATLEEAAAELFLENTYAATTVEQIAQRAGVSRATFFNYFASKADLLWAGLDDTLRAFGDALSSVGPAGAPGDGVVDALIAAACSRGVGWLPLALTQHEVMGLGSDVPGEGVARAAPLVDPVAQALARASGRRASVAPVRIAAAVIAAATAAAVVAWAGDGVGRGPLEDAVRRALDPLRTALAALLA; encoded by the coding sequence ATGACTCCCGCCCGTCCCGCCGGTCGCCCGCGTCGCTCGTCGCGCGCGACCCTCGAGGAGGCCGCCGCCGAGCTCTTCCTCGAGAACACCTACGCCGCCACGACCGTCGAGCAGATCGCCCAGCGCGCCGGGGTCAGCCGTGCCACGTTCTTCAACTACTTCGCGTCCAAGGCCGACCTGCTGTGGGCGGGGCTCGACGACACGCTCCGCGCCTTCGGCGACGCGCTCTCCTCTGTGGGTCCCGCCGGGGCGCCCGGCGACGGCGTCGTCGACGCGCTGATCGCCGCCGCCTGCTCCCGCGGCGTGGGCTGGCTGCCGCTCGCCCTGACGCAGCACGAGGTCATGGGCCTCGGCTCCGACGTGCCGGGGGAGGGCGTGGCACGCGCGGCGCCGCTCGTGGATCCCGTCGCGCAGGCCCTCGCGCGCGCGTCCGGCCGCCGTGCCTCGGTCGCCCCCGTGCGGATCGCCGCCGCCGTGATCGCGGCCGCCACCGCCGCGGCCGTCGTCGCGTGGGCCGGGGACGGGGTGGGACGGGGCCCTCTGGAGGACGCCGTGCGCCGGGCGCTGGATCCGCTCCGCACGGCGCTCGCCGCCCTCCTCGCCTGA
- the ndk gene encoding nucleoside-diphosphate kinase: MSAPVQETLVLVKPDGVARGLTGEILRRIEAKGYQIVDLRMVQAERALLEQHYEEHQGKPFYEPLVEFMESGPIVAVRVAGNRVIEGFRSLAGTTDPTGAAPGTIRGDLGRDWGLAVAQNLVHGSDSPESAARELALWF; the protein is encoded by the coding sequence ATGTCCGCTCCCGTCCAGGAGACCCTCGTCCTCGTCAAGCCCGACGGCGTCGCCCGCGGCCTCACCGGCGAGATCCTCCGCCGCATCGAGGCCAAGGGCTACCAGATCGTCGACCTCCGCATGGTGCAAGCCGAGCGCGCCCTGCTCGAGCAGCACTACGAGGAGCACCAGGGCAAGCCGTTCTACGAGCCGCTCGTCGAGTTCATGGAGTCGGGCCCGATCGTCGCCGTCCGCGTCGCCGGGAACCGCGTGATCGAGGGCTTCCGCTCGCTCGCCGGCACGACCGACCCGACGGGCGCCGCCCCCGGCACGATCCGCGGCGACCTCGGTCGCGACTGGGGCCTCGCCGTGGCGCAGAACCTCGTGCACGGCAGCGACTCGCCCGAGTCGGCCGCGCGCGAGCTCGCGCTCTGGTTCTAG